In a single window of the Labrus mixtus chromosome 20, fLabMix1.1, whole genome shotgun sequence genome:
- the LOC132953914 gene encoding hsp90 co-chaperone Cdc37, with amino-acid sequence MSRIDYSVWDHIEVSDDEDDTHPNIDTPSLFRWRHQARVDRMEEFQKKGEDMNKSLRESRRKLAEAQKKVQELTISTTDDAKAELAKAQAEEKKMRKEERELEKKMDEFNREEKKMPWNVDTLSKEGFSKSIVNINPETADETEEQKEQKHKTFVEKNEKQIKHFGMMRRWDDSQKYLSDNPHLVCEETANYLVIMCIDLEVEEKRALMEQVAHQTIVMQFILELAKSLKVDPRGCFRQFFAKIKTADQQYQDAFNDELESFKERVRGRAKIRIEKAMKEYEEEERQKRIGPGGLDPVEVYETLPAEMQKCFDEKDIGMLQEVISKMDPTEAKVHMKKCIDSGLWVPNSKMDGGDEKEDDATYEEVKQEQEETEKE; translated from the exons ATGTCCAGGATAGACTACAGTGTTTGGGACCACATTGAAGTGTCTGACGATGAAGACGATACCCACCCAAACATCGACACACCCAGCCTCTTCAGATGGAGACACCAG GCACGCGTGGACCGGATGGAAGAATTTCAGAAAAAGGGTGAAGATATGAACAAGTCCCTCCGAGAATCCCGGCGTAAACTGGCAGAGGCACAGAAGAAGGTGCAAGAGCTGACCATCTCCACGACGGATGATGCCAAGGCAGAGCTGGCCAAAGCCCAggctgaggagaaaaaaatgagaaaggaggagagggagttgGAGAAGAAGATGGACGAATTCAACAGGGAAGAGAAGAAGATGCCATGGAATGTGGACACACTCAGCAAGGAAGGGTTCAGCAAG AGCATTGTTAACATAAATCCTGAAACTGCTGATGAGACGGAAGAACAGAAGGAGCAAAAGCATAAAACCTTTGTGGAGAAAAATGAGAAGCAGATCAAACACTTTG GTATGATGCGACGTTGGGATGACAGCCAGAAGTACCTCTCTGACAACCCTCATCTAGTATGTGAAGAGACAGCAAACTACCTGGTCATCATGTGCATTGACCTCGAGGTTGAGGAG AAACGCGCATTGATGGAGCAGGTGGCTCATCAGACCATTGTCATGCAGTTCATTCTGGAGTTGGCAAAAAGCCTCAAGGTGGATCCCAGAGGCTGCTTCCGACAATTTTTTGCTAAGATCAAG ACAGCAGATCAGCAGTACCAAGACGCCTTTAATGACGAGCTGGAGTCCTTCAAGGAACGGGTTCGGGGCAGAGCAAAGATCCGCATAGAAAAGGCCATGAAGGAATATGAAGAAGAGGAGCGACAAAAGCGTATAGGACCCGGGGGATTAGATCCTGTCGAAGTGTACGAGACCCTGCCAGCT GAGATGCAGAAGTGCTTCGATGAAAAGGACATTGGAATGTTACAAGAAGTGATTAGTAAAATGGACCCCACG GAGGCAAAGGTTCACATGAAGAAGTGCATAGACTCGGGTCTCTGGGTTCCCAACTCCAAGATGGACGGTGGGGATGAAAAAGAGGACGATGCTACCTATGAGGAGGtgaaacaggagcaggaagaaacTGAGAAGGAATGA
- the cmc4 gene encoding cx9C motif-containing protein 4 translates to MPQKDPCQKQACAIQTCLQANKYVESMCEDVIREMRRCCETHAANSICCSGFRESKPPENKSNT, encoded by the exons ATGCCACAGAAGGATCCATGTCAGAAGCAAGCATGTGCAATTCAAACGTGTTTACAAG CTAACAAATACGTGGAGAGCATGTGTGAGGATGTAATCAGGGAGATGCGGCGGTGCTGCGAGACACATGCTGCAAACTCCATCTGCTGCTCCGGATTCAGGGAGTCAAAACCCCCGGAGAACAAGAGTAACACATAG
- the LOC132954374 gene encoding hemicentin-1-like, with protein sequence MSESTTIIQLFVGLLLGVAGGHASCPIELSPPSVVVRYGDPVSINCSTSETLFEGIGWEATEGAKPLQNVNHLTWTVDKLTDWSFSTSCYFNYHENSSSTQCLITPEVVLYTFPEAITMSSNSDEGVMKEMEEYNFTCHIPNIAPVQRLSVKWYKGDDFLHTETFNNINKKPVNQTSILRFKATRQDSGVTFRCEAHMDLGQGELQLNVSSQDYNITVYYGPELFCPSTYTVLEYAPHNLTCTVKGFPEPEVVWYKEGEEVELSQNLTKTDAGQYIIIASNKLSSVNLSVDITVLYPPSQIVELEDSEVDVGSTVWLKCSSTGNPRPKYSWDYYRTDNVEEDSEDGVSRLLIHNATAFNMGLYTCHTWNDMGNVSKTARVTVKGAEQECPIEITPDRMVIEYQGRNQNATCKAISNISGNVKEINWKDQQGIKKSSSWSADTHKDWDPRPVCTANFEGIGWCQKRLNFTLYKIPDSVSILTVGNLRSVVEAREFQLQCDITNVAPAGNLAVRWYIGNETIEPLKGSMRVTGCLLENNKNCDVSGILSPLNVSSTISITLNRTHNGAELRCEAQLDLGSEEPQPAPNMKSSPLNISVYYKPIINTTKLAKTVPVFRGYPEELVCEADGNPPPKIVWLCSSDNVPHVSGDMLTVSEAGLCNCTAANEVDSISFEVEVILKEDYLPLIAGFVAVTVVAISIIFVFIYSIYYKNTKMRRYSLKNPKLNTHNGNVAHNGWDMQFPMTKLPYYTNRKCTMFLKVNEKKKRRDTYDGHIFVNTFFGWTILHLTLKGFLPGTYCRMLFFVLIALSACSGQPVTSSCPVEMSPTTAVVRFGDPFSANCSSLSNQTEGMGWESTLGGTPLTHGFTFLPLKIDSVTDWTVNAQCFLNTLDENQCFKILPITVYKTPDSVSVHQVDQKGPIVSGQSYSLQCDVENVAPMRHLSVYWYQGNQLVGKHKVGNPEPIPANKSFIQAMRAHSDDNGTKIWCEAQLNFPGVPNAYTVRSEPHELIVLYPPFFMDPANETHEIRADSKTTLNCTATGNPSPSYSWHFPDNTQMNWSQHKHPAFLTLNNDVPGTYKCTASNTQGTTSKYFTVIKAKGNRTTFAALVGGFVSLGALLFVGGLFFMTPEGTFAFNKGSYLKGQPTSSGPVWGPFCSNIVPCRVAKFVQVGFFFPSRLYRRISTESNMGTTFLSWILTFCMFYSVSGEGCSLILKPSRVVVGFGEPVSVTCEAARPVRVLGWESAISAAHTQQELSVQWKVDSLIDWIEEPICYGVFFTAPRQCEEKLNLVLYKTPDSVSIRPVNLTGPMVEGKEYQLLCEVQNIAPVQYLTLRWYKGQTEVYNHSFSDLTSTSPVQVSSILLVTPTKAENGAQYRCVAELELGPEGPKPPPTVTSEPLNASVYFPPAFLNPEPEVLDLIEGVEITLNCTATGNPVPVYSWQSSHPIPERMEDEAVLTSSSLIPGTYTCTASNTLEKRSKQFIIKAATKGA encoded by the exons atgagtGAAAGTACAACCATTATTCAACTCTTTGTGGGGTTACTCCTCGGTGTGGCAG GTGGACATGCCTCCTGCCCCATTGAGTTGAGCCCACCCAGTGTTGTTGTGAGGTATGGAGACCCAGTCTCAATCAACTGCAGCACATCAGAGACCCTGTTTGAAGGAATTGGCTGGGAGGCTACAGAAGGAGCAAAACCCCTCCAGAATGTCAACCATCTCACCTGGACTGTGGACAAGCTGACCGACTGGTCCTTCTCTACCTCCTGTTACTTCAACTACCATGAAAATAGTTCATCGACCCAGTGTCTCATTACCCCAGAAGTTGTCCTTTACA catTCCCAGAAGCCATCACAATGAGCTCCAACAGTGACGAGGGTGTGATGAAAGAAATGGAGGAATATAACTTCACATGCCACATCCCCAATATAGCACCTGTTCAAAGACTCAGTGTAAAGTGGTACAAAGGAGATGACTTCCTTCACACAGAGACTTTCaataatatcaataaaaagCCAGTCAATCAGACATCCATCCTCCGCTTTAAAGCAACAAGACAAGACAGTGGAGTCACTTTCAGATGCGAGGCCCATATGGACCTGGGCCAAGGAGAGCTACAACTTAATGTGTCTTCCCAAGACTATAATATCACAGTTTATT ATGGACCAGAGTTGTTCTGTCCAAGCACTTACACTGTACTGGAGTATGCTCCCCACAATCTCACCTGTACTGTTaagggctttcctgaacctgaggTCGTCTGGTACAAAGAAGGCGAGGAGGTGGAACTTTCACAGAACCTAACAAAAACGGATGCAGGGCAGTACATTATCATAGCCTCAAACAAACTTTCAAGTGTCAACCTCTCAGTGGATATCACTGTCCTGT ATCCACCGTCACAGATTGTTGAGCTTGAAGACTCTGAAGTTGACGTTGGTTCCACTGTGTGGTTGAAGTGCTCCTCAACGGGCAACCCACGACCAAAATATTCCTGGGATTATTACCGTACTGACAATGTGGAGGAGGACAGTGAGGATGGAGTGTCCCGTCTGCTCATCCATAATGCTACTGCATTCAACATGGGCCTCTACACTTGTCATACCTGGAATGACATGGGAAATGTCTCAAAAACAGCCAGGGTCACAGTAAAAG GTGCAGAGCAAGAATGCCCCATCGAAATAACTCCGGACAGGATGGTGATAGAATACCAAGGAAGAAATCAGAATGCAACATGCAAGGCAATATCCAACATTTCAGGCAATGTTAAAGAAATAAACTGGAAGGATCAGCAGGGCATCAAGAAGTCCTCCAGTTGGTCTGCTGACACCCATAAAGACTGGGATCCAAGGCCTGTTTGTACCGCCAACTTTGAGGGCATAGGATGGTGCCAGAAACGTTTAAACTTCACTCTTTACA AAATCCCAGACAGTGTCTCCATCCTCACTGTGGGTAACTTAAGGTCTGTGGTGGAGGCGAGAGAGTTCCAGCTGCAGTGTGATATTACCAACGTTGCTCCAGCAGGAAACCTGGCAGTGCGATGGTACATAGGGAATGAAACCATTGAACCACTGAAGG GCTCAATGCGAGTGACGGGCTGCCTACTCGAGAACAACAAAAACTGTGATGTAAGTGGCATTCTATCGCCTCTGAATGTGTCGTCGACTATCAGCATTACTCTGAACAGAACGCACAATGGAGCTGAGCTCAGATGTGAAGCGCAGTTGGACCTTGGATCTGAGGAACCTCAGCCTGCTCCAAACATGAAGTCCAGCCCCCTCAACATCTCTGTCTACT aTAAGCCAATCATTAATACCACAAAACTTGCAAAGACAGTCCCAGTGTTCAGAGGTTATCCTGAGGAGCTTGTTTGTGAAGCTGATGGTAACCCACCTCCAAAGATTGTGTGGCTCTGCAGCTCGGACAACGTGCCCCATGTGTCTGGAGACATGTTGACCGTATCTGAAGCAGGCCTCTGCAACTGCACGGCCGCCAATGAAGTAGACTCCATCTCCTTTGAGGTTGAAGTGATTTTAAAAG AGGACTACCTTCCCCTCATAGCTGGATTTGTGGCTGTCACTGTAGTTGCCATCTCCATCATATTCGTCTTCATCTACTCAATCTACTACAAGAACACCAAGATGCGACGCTACAGTCTTAAAAACCCCAAACTTAACACCCACAATGGAAACGTAGCTCACAACGGCTGGGACATGCAGTTTCCTATGACTAAACTGCCCTA TTACACTAACAGGAAGTGCACTATGTTTCTAAAG gtgaatgaaaagaagaaaaggcgTGACACGTACGACGGACACATTTTTGTCAATACGTTTTTCGGCTGGACcattttacatttgactttgaaAGGCTTTCTTCCTGGCACATATTGCAGAATGTTGTTCTTCGTTCTTATCGCCTTGAGTGCGTGCTCAG GACAGCCTGTGACTTCCTCCTGTCCGGTTGAGATGAGTCCTACCACAGCTGTGGTGAGATTTGGAGACCCCTTCTCTGCCAACTGCAGCTCATTGTCTAACCAGACAGAGGGGATGGGCTGGGAGTCTACATTAGGAGGCACGCCACTTACACACGGATTCACATTCCTTCCCTTAAAAATAGACTCTGTCACAGACTGGACCGTAAATGCACAATGCTTCTTAAATACGCTTGATGAAAATCAGTGTTTTAAAATCCTGCCGATCACAGTGTATA aaacaccAGACAGTGTGTCTGTTCATCAAGTGGATCAAAAAGGCCCAATAGTGTCAGGCCAGTCATATTCTTTGCAGTGTGACGTTGAAAATGTTGCACCAATGAGACACCTCTCTGTGTACTGGTACCAAGGAAATCAGTTAGTCGGAAAACATAAAGTTGGCAATCCAGAGCCAATTCCAGCCAACAAGTCATTTATCCAAGCTATGCGTGCCCATTCTGATGATAATGGGACTAAGATCTGGTGTGAAGCACAGCTGAACTTTCCGGGAGTACCAAACGCTTACACAGTCCGATCAGAGCCACATGAATTGATTGTCCTGT ACCCACCCTTTTTCATGGATCCTGCAAATGAGACGCACGAAATTCGAGCTGATAGCAAAACTACATTAAATTGCACTGCGACAGGAAACCCTTCACCCAGTTACAGCTGGCATTTCCCAGACAACACACAGATGAACTGGAGTCAACATAAGCATCCAGCCTTTTTGACTCTGAACAATGATGTTCCAGGGACTTATAAATGCACTGCTTCTAATACCCAGGGCACCACGAGCAAATATTTCACTGTCATCAAGgctaaag GGAATCGCACAACCTTTGCAGCCTTGGTTGGAGGATTTGTGTCCCTAGGAGCCCTGCTATTTGTCGGCGGACTCTTTTTCATGACACCTGAAGGCACATTTGCTTTCAACAAAGGCAGCTATCTCAAAGGACAACCTACCTCATCCGGACCTGTAtg GGGGCCCTTTTGTTCCAACATAGTTCCCTGCAGAGTTGCCAAGTTTGTCCAAGTTGGATTTTTCTTTCCCTCGCGGCTTTATCGACGGATCAGTACAGAAAGTAACATGGGGACCACATTTCTCTCATGGATTCTGACCTTTTGCATGTTTTACTCAG TGTCAGGTGAAGGTTGTTCCCTAATCCTCAAGCCCTCCAGGGTGGTGGTGGGCTTTGGGGAGCCGGTGTCAGTCACCTGCGAGGCCGCCCGCCCTGTCCGTGTCCTTGGATGGGAATCGGCCATCAGTGCTGCACACACTCAGCAGGAGTTGTCTGTCCAGTGGAAGGTGGACAGTCTCATCGATTGGATAGAGGAGCCCATCTGTTATGGAGTGTTTTTCACAGCCCCGAGACAGTGTGAGGAGAAACTCAACCTCGTCCTCTACA AAACCCCAGACAGTGTCTCCATCAGGCCTGTGAACCTCACTGGCCCCATGGTGGAAGGAAAAGAATACCAGCTGCTCTGCGAGGTTCAAAACATCGCTCCAGTTCAGTATCTCACCCTGAGGTGGTACAAAGGGCAGACTGAGGTTTACAACCACTCCTTCTCTGACCTCACATCCACCTCGCCTGTCCAAGTCTCCTCTATCCTCTTGGTCACACCAACTAAGGCTGAGAATGGAGCACAGTACCGTTGTGTGGCAGAGTTGGAGCTCGGACCAGAGGGACCAAAACCCCCTCCTACTGTGACCTCGGAGCCTTTAAATGCCTCTGTGTACT TTCCCCCAGCGTTTCTCAATCCTGAACCAGAAGTTTTGGACCTTATAGAGGGCGTTGAAATAACATTAAACTGCACCGCCACCGGAAACCCTGTGCCTGTGTATAGCTGGCAGTCCTCACATCCCATACcagagaggatggaggatgaAGCAGTtcttacctcctcctccttgatCCCAGGGACGTACACCTGCACTGCCTCCAACACACTGGAAAAGAGGAGCAAGCAGTTCATTATCAAGGCCGCGACCAAAG GTGCTTGA